Proteins encoded within one genomic window of Nonomuraea gerenzanensis:
- a CDS encoding minor capsid protein, whose protein sequence is MSWTRDLLTGFAVLLSEAGVATWSPNGIYTDTQTAITIGGLPAKPDTAIALAVYGVGQAGDDVEQPDSSVQMQARFRAKTDPRVVDDLADGVFDAIHGLANHPLSTGVLVLLSRRTLIAPLGRDSSGRWERADSFDLMVHRPSPHRD, encoded by the coding sequence ATGAGCTGGACGCGCGACTTACTGACCGGGTTCGCGGTTCTGCTGAGCGAGGCCGGCGTGGCGACGTGGAGCCCGAACGGGATCTACACCGACACCCAGACGGCCATCACGATCGGTGGTCTCCCGGCTAAGCCGGACACCGCGATTGCGCTCGCCGTGTACGGCGTGGGCCAGGCTGGCGACGACGTCGAGCAGCCGGACTCCAGCGTGCAGATGCAAGCTCGGTTCCGCGCCAAGACGGACCCTCGGGTTGTGGACGACCTGGCGGACGGCGTGTTCGACGCGATCCACGGCCTGGCCAATCACCCGCTCTCGACAGGCGTGCTTGTGCTGCTCTCGCGCCGCACGCTGATCGCCCCGCTTGGCCGCGACTCCAGCGGCCGGTGGGAGCGGGCCGACTCCTTCGACCTGATGGTTCACCGGCCGTCGCCGCACCGCGACTAG
- a CDS encoding minor capsid protein, translating into MPLMAKARFRAKINGEEITAETRRAAARGLRLGTEHVLSVSNQKVPHDVGDLERSGATVVDREDLVGVISYDTPYARIQHENLDYQHKPGRTAKFLELALREEAETVKLLIARQLQQVFK; encoded by the coding sequence GTGCCGCTGATGGCCAAGGCCAGGTTCAGGGCGAAGATCAACGGCGAGGAAATCACCGCTGAGACCCGCCGCGCGGCGGCGCGCGGTCTGCGTCTGGGCACTGAGCACGTGCTGTCGGTGTCCAACCAGAAGGTGCCGCACGACGTGGGCGACCTGGAGCGGTCGGGCGCGACGGTGGTTGACCGTGAGGACCTGGTTGGCGTGATCTCGTACGACACCCCATACGCGCGCATTCAGCATGAGAACTTGGACTACCAGCACAAGCCGGGGCGGACGGCGAAGTTCTTGGAGCTCGCGCTGCGCGAGGAAGCCGAGACGGTCAAGCTGCTCATCGCCCGGCAGCTCCAGCAGGTGTTCAAATGA
- a CDS encoding P22 phage major capsid protein family protein produces the protein MANTFLTPSIIAKAALATLYETCVMAQLVHRDYEQEFVSRVGDTISVRKPAVFQANEFDRATGIQIQNASEGSVPITLNHFADVSFAVTAEELTLEIEDFGTQLLNPAMEAISQKIDRDILSLRNDIVQRVGVTDATVPGVPGKVIHEYSDPKTAIDARRVLNQRNVPAADRYLVVGPEIEALWLSDPLFHQADVRGDTDGLREASLGRRVFGHDAFQTQNIVAPPTTPPPATGAPNTEIGVAFHKTAFALVTRPLVLPQGAANAAVESYKGFGVRVVMDYDIKAKQDVVSVDCLYGVKTLDPNRAVLIHGVQAP, from the coding sequence ATGGCTAACACTTTCCTGACTCCGAGCATCATCGCCAAGGCGGCGCTTGCCACGCTGTACGAGACCTGTGTCATGGCTCAGCTCGTGCACCGTGACTATGAGCAGGAGTTCGTGTCGCGTGTCGGTGACACGATCTCGGTGCGGAAGCCCGCTGTGTTTCAGGCGAACGAGTTCGACCGTGCGACGGGCATCCAGATCCAGAACGCGTCCGAGGGCAGCGTGCCGATCACGCTGAACCACTTCGCCGACGTGAGCTTCGCCGTCACCGCCGAAGAGCTCACGTTGGAGATCGAGGATTTTGGCACGCAGCTCCTCAACCCGGCGATGGAGGCGATCTCTCAGAAGATCGACCGGGACATCCTGAGCCTGCGCAACGACATCGTGCAGCGTGTGGGCGTGACCGACGCGACGGTGCCGGGCGTCCCCGGCAAGGTGATCCACGAGTACTCCGACCCTAAGACGGCGATCGACGCCAGGCGCGTGCTGAACCAGAGGAACGTCCCGGCTGCGGACCGGTACTTGGTCGTCGGCCCGGAGATCGAGGCGCTCTGGCTGTCGGACCCGCTGTTCCACCAGGCTGACGTGAGAGGCGACACGGACGGCCTTCGCGAGGCTTCTCTGGGTAGGCGCGTATTCGGTCATGATGCCTTCCAGACGCAGAACATTGTGGCTCCGCCGACCACGCCCCCGCCGGCGACCGGCGCGCCCAACACCGAGATCGGTGTGGCGTTCCACAAGACGGCCTTTGCCTTGGTCACCAGGCCCTTGGTCCTCCCGCAGGGCGCGGCCAACGCGGCCGTAGAGAGCTATAAGGGCTTTGGCGTGCGCGTGGTGATGGACTACGACATCAAGGCCAAGCAGGACGTGGTCTCGGTGGACTGCCTGTACGGCGTCAAGACCCTGGACCCGAACAGGGCCGTGCTGATCCACGGGGTGCAGGCCCCGTGA
- a CDS encoding DNA cytosine methyltransferase translates to MRRVLDAFCGVGGAARGYQRAGFHVVGVDLRPMRRYCGDEFVRGDAIEFIARHGHEFDLIHASPPCQAHTALTLGTNQGRSYPELIPVTRRVLRGTGQPWVIENVPTAPIRRDLMLCGAMFPELAVLRHRWFEFGGVRVAQPEHPQHRGRVAGFRHGEWHEGPYVAVYGKGGGKGALSLWQQAMGIDWPAARREIRQTIPPAYTELIGLAVRDQLPAAGFTPFDTPGGEIRWR, encoded by the coding sequence GTGAGGCGGGTCCTCGACGCGTTCTGCGGCGTGGGCGGGGCGGCCCGCGGCTACCAGCGCGCGGGGTTTCACGTCGTGGGCGTGGACCTCCGGCCTATGCGGCGGTACTGCGGGGACGAGTTCGTTCGCGGCGACGCGATCGAGTTCATCGCCCGGCACGGTCACGAGTTCGATCTCATCCACGCGTCCCCGCCATGCCAGGCGCACACCGCGCTGACACTCGGCACGAACCAGGGCCGCTCCTACCCGGAACTGATCCCGGTGACGCGGCGCGTGCTGCGCGGGACCGGCCAGCCGTGGGTCATCGAGAACGTCCCGACCGCGCCCATCCGCCGGGACCTGATGCTTTGCGGCGCCATGTTCCCTGAGCTGGCGGTGCTGCGGCACCGCTGGTTCGAGTTCGGCGGCGTCCGCGTCGCCCAGCCCGAGCATCCGCAGCACCGCGGCCGCGTCGCAGGGTTCCGCCACGGCGAGTGGCACGAGGGCCCATACGTCGCGGTGTACGGCAAGGGCGGTGGCAAAGGCGCGCTGTCGCTGTGGCAGCAGGCCATGGGCATCGACTGGCCCGCCGCCCGCCGCGAGATCCGGCAGACGATCCCCCCGGCGTACACGGAGCTGATCGGGCTTGCTGTCCGCGATCAGCTTCCGGCCGCTGGCTTCACCCCATTCGACACCCCAGGAGGTGAGATCCGGTGGCGCTGA
- a CDS encoding phage tail protein, with translation MALNVGELFATIDVKDRGTSKVSRFMAFMRDAAKKLDIDVGKLGKSAAATGAKFTATALQMSSMAASMAAAAQGAVGLVAALAPAGGIVAALPGVIALGVGAMATLKVALLGVGDAFGAALGDDPKKFEESLAGLSPAAQAAARELRSVKPAIDGLRSAVQDDFFAPLAGQIRAVADAVVGPLRSGMQGVAREFGLAGAEAARFASSSATVAAISSIFGSLRSAVAALQPAIQPVLAGFRDIAVVGASFSSGLAPGIASAAQRFGEFLSNAANSGTALSWMQGALDVFKQLGQVGGDVIGIFKSIFSAMSSGASGALGAIGQLLDQLNAFLASAQGQQALVAIFGALSQVGSALMPIFRALGGSLAQVAPHIGAIATALGPGLAAAVSALGPALAALGPGLTMVAQMLAQAFASPELQSGLLMLGQGLSAALAAVAPLLPVVAQLAGILGQVLGIALSNLSAALGPVISALSSALQPALASISSAFAQLGPAMQPIYAAFGQIAGAIVQSVLPPILQLVPSLLDGLVPAFVELINAVNPLIPLLTDLLVMAIKDILPAVVPVIPIVTQLGVAFVQMGAKVAQIVAQIKPAIEAGVAIFRWMYNVLVGHSVIPDMVNAIGTWIGTKLVGWFTALPGKIKNAMSSIGPTMAGIASDVVSGFWNKLQSLASGLYNNVRNFFSNIVKSAKDALGIKSPSKVFAQIGAFMMQGMSIGVDKGRGVVVSSLKKVATLATRTAMPDLSVPGVTVPDGLGGGRASSRTVVNVTNHYPQAEPTSVTVNRSLQYVGAMGVI, from the coding sequence GTGGCGCTGAACGTGGGCGAACTCTTCGCGACCATCGACGTGAAGGACCGGGGCACGAGCAAGGTCAGCCGCTTCATGGCCTTCATGCGCGACGCCGCGAAGAAGCTCGACATCGACGTGGGCAAGCTCGGCAAGTCGGCCGCCGCGACGGGCGCCAAGTTCACTGCCACGGCGCTCCAGATGTCCTCCATGGCGGCCTCAATGGCTGCGGCCGCGCAGGGCGCGGTCGGTCTGGTCGCGGCCCTGGCCCCGGCGGGAGGCATCGTCGCTGCCCTGCCGGGCGTGATCGCACTCGGTGTCGGCGCGATGGCCACCCTCAAGGTTGCCCTGCTCGGCGTCGGGGACGCCTTCGGCGCAGCCCTGGGCGACGACCCGAAGAAGTTCGAGGAGAGCTTGGCCGGGCTCTCACCTGCGGCGCAGGCCGCCGCGCGTGAGCTGCGCTCGGTCAAGCCCGCGATCGACGGGCTGCGGTCCGCCGTCCAGGACGACTTCTTCGCGCCGCTGGCCGGCCAGATCCGAGCTGTAGCGGACGCCGTGGTCGGGCCGCTGCGCAGCGGAATGCAGGGCGTGGCGCGGGAGTTCGGTCTCGCTGGCGCGGAGGCGGCGCGGTTCGCCTCCTCCTCGGCGACGGTGGCGGCGATCTCGTCCATCTTCGGATCGCTGCGTTCGGCGGTCGCTGCACTGCAGCCCGCCATCCAGCCCGTGCTGGCTGGCTTCCGCGACATCGCTGTGGTGGGCGCGTCCTTCTCCTCCGGGCTGGCTCCCGGCATCGCTTCAGCGGCTCAGCGGTTCGGAGAGTTCCTATCGAACGCTGCTAACAGCGGTACCGCACTTAGCTGGATGCAGGGTGCGCTGGACGTGTTCAAGCAACTCGGCCAGGTCGGTGGCGACGTGATCGGCATCTTCAAGTCGATCTTCTCGGCGATGTCCTCCGGCGCGTCGGGGGCGCTGGGCGCGATCGGCCAGCTCCTTGATCAGCTCAACGCGTTCCTGGCCAGCGCGCAGGGTCAGCAGGCCCTCGTCGCGATCTTCGGCGCGTTGTCGCAGGTCGGAAGCGCCTTGATGCCGATCTTCCGAGCGCTCGGAGGCTCGCTCGCGCAGGTCGCACCGCACATCGGCGCCATCGCGACGGCGCTCGGTCCGGGGCTCGCTGCTGCGGTCTCCGCGCTCGGGCCAGCCCTGGCGGCCTTGGGTCCGGGGCTGACCATGGTCGCCCAGATGCTCGCACAAGCGTTCGCGAGCCCTGAGCTGCAGTCCGGCCTGCTCATGCTGGGGCAAGGGCTCTCCGCGGCTCTGGCTGCGGTGGCTCCTCTGCTGCCAGTGGTAGCGCAATTAGCGGGGATCTTGGGCCAAGTACTCGGCATTGCGCTGAGTAATCTCTCGGCTGCGCTCGGTCCGGTGATCAGTGCCTTGTCGAGCGCCCTACAACCGGCCCTGGCGTCCATTTCGTCCGCTTTTGCCCAACTAGGGCCCGCGATGCAGCCCATTTATGCAGCTTTTGGGCAGATTGCAGGCGCAATCGTGCAGTCTGTGCTGCCGCCGATCTTGCAGCTCGTCCCGTCGCTGCTGGATGGGCTAGTTCCTGCCTTTGTCGAACTGATCAATGCTGTTAATCCGCTTATTCCGCTCTTGACCGATTTGCTGGTCATGGCGATCAAGGACATCCTGCCAGCGGTCGTCCCCGTCATCCCGATCGTGACCCAACTCGGAGTCGCCTTCGTGCAGATGGGCGCCAAGGTGGCCCAGATCGTCGCGCAGATCAAGCCCGCCATCGAGGCCGGAGTCGCGATCTTCCGCTGGATGTACAACGTCCTTGTCGGTCACAGCGTGATTCCAGACATGGTCAACGCCATCGGCACGTGGATCGGGACGAAGTTGGTCGGCTGGTTCACCGCGCTGCCCGGCAAGATCAAAAACGCGATGTCGTCCATAGGCCCGACCATGGCAGGCATCGCCTCGGACGTCGTTTCCGGCTTCTGGAACAAACTCCAGTCGCTGGCCAGCGGCCTGTACAACAACGTCCGCAACTTCTTCTCCAACATCGTCAAGAGCGCCAAGGACGCCCTCGGCATCAAGTCGCCGTCGAAGGTGTTCGCCCAAATCGGAGCCTTCATGATGCAAGGCATGTCGATCGGCGTGGACAAGGGCCGCGGAGTCGTCGTGTCCTCGCTGAAGAAGGTGGCCACGCTCGCGACGCGGACCGCGATGCCAGACCTGTCGGTGCCCGGCGTAACCGTCCCGGACGGTCTCGGCGGGGGTCGCGCCTCGTCGCGGACGGTAGTGAACGTGACGAACCACTACCCGCAGGCCGAACCGACCTCCGTGACCGTGAACCGGTCGCTCCAGTACGTCGGCGCAATGGGGGTGATCTGA
- a CDS encoding phage tail tube protein, with protein MALRSLLAKDWKLDVATGSDPENPTWLPVRGLTSFQETTDDNTEEDSDFDDEEGWGSSVVTGRTWQIEAEGRRKRTDAAVFTADPGQEAIRKAARKVGFEANIRARWYRRDGANDAYEGTCTVSEFTKGGSVTDLEPFNFTLLGQGAPVEIENPVAAP; from the coding sequence ATGGCGCTGCGAAGCCTGCTCGCTAAGGACTGGAAGCTCGACGTCGCGACCGGTTCCGACCCGGAGAACCCGACCTGGCTCCCCGTGCGGGGCCTCACCAGCTTCCAGGAGACGACCGACGACAACACCGAGGAGGACTCGGACTTCGACGACGAGGAGGGCTGGGGCAGCTCCGTCGTGACCGGCCGGACCTGGCAGATCGAGGCCGAGGGCCGCCGCAAGCGGACCGACGCCGCGGTGTTCACCGCCGACCCCGGCCAGGAGGCGATCCGGAAGGCGGCCCGCAAGGTCGGCTTCGAGGCGAACATCCGCGCCCGCTGGTACCGCCGGGACGGCGCGAACGACGCCTACGAGGGCACCTGCACCGTCTCCGAGTTCACCAAGGGTGGCTCGGTGACCGACCTGGAGCCGTTCAACTTCACCCTGCTGGGCCAGGGCGCCCCGGTCGAGATCGAGAACCCGGTGGCCGCCCCGTGA
- a CDS encoding DUF7426 family protein has protein sequence MTEFRDLDEFFDDSLRLPVGGKVYVIPAPDAEVGLLCQRLMHASLQAEQGETVDDPKLNELAEVVLNDDEERDLYQRILGPVWDELHADKVKWPRIQHVGATALVWVAAGKEAAAKIWASGGTGEAPAPNRATRRATAAAATSTRSRGSGTTTTRTTASRSRKAAPSRGKTS, from the coding sequence GTGACCGAATTCCGGGATCTCGACGAGTTCTTCGACGACAGCCTCCGGCTCCCGGTGGGCGGGAAGGTCTACGTCATCCCCGCCCCCGACGCCGAGGTCGGGCTGCTGTGTCAGCGGCTCATGCACGCCAGCCTGCAGGCCGAGCAGGGCGAGACGGTGGACGACCCTAAGCTCAACGAGCTGGCCGAGGTCGTGCTCAACGACGATGAGGAGCGCGACCTGTACCAGCGCATCCTCGGGCCGGTCTGGGACGAGCTGCACGCCGACAAGGTGAAGTGGCCCCGCATCCAGCACGTCGGCGCAACCGCGCTGGTGTGGGTCGCAGCCGGCAAGGAGGCCGCCGCGAAGATCTGGGCCTCGGGCGGCACGGGGGAAGCCCCGGCCCCGAACCGGGCGACGCGCCGGGCGACGGCCGCGGCGGCGACCTCGACCCGGTCACGGGGCTCCGGGACTACTACGACCCGGACGACGGCCTCTCGATCTCGAAAGGCCGCACCGTCTCGTGGCAAGACATCCTGA